Proteins encoded together in one Candidatus Krumholzibacteriia bacterium window:
- a CDS encoding valine--tRNA ligase has translation MSDASFEGAYEPARVEPTWTQRWLEAQAFAPRAAADGRPPFVVLLPPPNVTGALHMGHVLSSTIQDVIVRYQRLRRRETLWWPGTDHAGIATQKVVERGLREQGLDPRALGREAFVARCWEWKELSHQRIVQQMQRLGWSLDWQREYFTMDAHRSHAVREVFIRLYDKGLVYRGRYVTHWCPQCQTAISDEEVVHEELQGTLWTVRYPRLDGGHVEVATTRPETILGDVAVAIHPRDPRAAALVGKKLRLPVLGREIPILADESVDPEFGTGMVKITPAHDANDFQVGRRHGLEMPVVIDKEGKMNALAGPLAGLDRFEARAEILRRLEAEGLLVGSKPHAMSRGTHDRCGTVIEPYLSEQWFVRMQPLAAPALRAVEEERVRFYPERWRNVYLHWMRNIQDWCISRQLWWGHRIPVFTCSVCGTVLAAHAAPDSCSRCGGTAFTQDEDVLDTWFSSWLCPFSPMGWPEATLDLQRYHPTTLLVTGPDIIFFWVARMIMASQEFMGTVPFAQVLLHGILRDGQGRKMSKSLGNSPDPIELMDRHGADAVRFAMVMLSPPGQDIYFEEKSLETGRHFANKIWNAARLVLTSAHRDGWDVELGLHEPPASPAASPVGTPFEAAGARLWQDAFGRPLPAAALRGLKLEDRWILHAFAQTEAAVAAQMEALRTNEAASRLYHYFWDEYCAWYLESIKPRIYGEERDSKRTAHAVALVLLAQSCKLLSPFMPFLAEELWSRLPGTTGLVLTAAFPAECSALQDAAAAASFALVMEATGALRTLRSELGVPPGKKAPALVRSATGDLGPWAGETGALLQLHAKLASLTPATGRPPQSAAVVVRDQALYVPLGALVDLEAEQRRLAQELEKVDGDLQRLEAKLANRGFVDKAPATVVEGERTRREELLGRRARLQSSLSELSGKG, from the coding sequence ATGAGCGACGCGAGCTTCGAAGGCGCCTACGAACCTGCCCGGGTCGAACCGACCTGGACCCAGCGCTGGCTGGAAGCGCAAGCGTTCGCGCCGCGCGCGGCGGCCGACGGGCGGCCCCCTTTCGTGGTGCTCCTGCCGCCGCCCAACGTCACCGGCGCGCTGCACATGGGGCACGTGCTGTCCAGCACCATTCAAGATGTCATCGTCCGCTACCAGCGCCTCCGCCGCCGCGAAACCCTGTGGTGGCCCGGCACCGACCACGCCGGCATCGCCACGCAGAAAGTCGTGGAACGTGGCCTGCGCGAGCAGGGCCTGGACCCCCGCGCCCTCGGCCGCGAGGCTTTCGTCGCCCGCTGCTGGGAATGGAAGGAACTCTCGCACCAGCGCATCGTGCAACAGATGCAGCGTCTGGGTTGGTCGCTGGACTGGCAGCGCGAGTACTTCACCATGGATGCGCACCGGAGCCACGCGGTGCGCGAGGTCTTCATCCGTCTCTACGACAAGGGCCTCGTCTACCGCGGTCGCTATGTCACCCATTGGTGTCCCCAATGCCAGACCGCGATCAGCGACGAGGAAGTCGTCCACGAGGAGCTGCAGGGCACACTGTGGACCGTGCGTTATCCCCGCCTCGACGGCGGCCACGTCGAGGTGGCGACGACGCGCCCCGAGACCATCTTGGGCGACGTGGCGGTGGCCATCCATCCCCGCGATCCCCGCGCCGCCGCTCTGGTGGGGAAGAAGCTGCGCCTGCCCGTGCTCGGGCGGGAGATCCCGATTCTCGCCGACGAAAGCGTGGATCCCGAGTTCGGGACCGGCATGGTGAAGATCACCCCGGCGCACGACGCCAACGACTTCCAGGTCGGACGCCGGCACGGCCTGGAGATGCCGGTGGTGATCGACAAGGAAGGGAAGATGAACGCCCTCGCGGGCCCGCTCGCCGGACTCGACCGCTTCGAGGCGCGCGCCGAGATCCTGCGGCGTCTCGAGGCCGAGGGACTCCTCGTCGGCAGCAAGCCCCACGCCATGAGCCGCGGCACTCATGATCGTTGCGGCACGGTGATCGAACCGTACCTCTCGGAGCAATGGTTCGTCCGCATGCAACCCCTGGCGGCGCCCGCTCTCCGCGCCGTGGAAGAAGAGCGCGTCCGCTTCTACCCGGAGCGCTGGCGCAACGTCTACCTGCACTGGATGCGGAACATCCAGGACTGGTGCATCTCGCGGCAGCTCTGGTGGGGGCACCGTATCCCGGTCTTCACCTGCAGCGTCTGCGGCACCGTCCTCGCCGCCCACGCCGCGCCGGACTCTTGCAGCCGTTGTGGCGGCACCGCCTTCACCCAGGACGAGGACGTGCTGGACACCTGGTTCTCCTCCTGGCTCTGTCCTTTCTCTCCCATGGGCTGGCCGGAGGCCACTCTGGACCTGCAGCGTTATCACCCGACGACGCTGCTCGTCACCGGTCCGGACATCATCTTCTTCTGGGTGGCGCGCATGATCATGGCGAGCCAGGAGTTCATGGGCACGGTGCCCTTCGCGCAGGTGTTGCTCCACGGCATCCTGCGCGACGGCCAGGGGAGGAAGATGTCGAAGTCGCTGGGCAACTCGCCGGACCCCATCGAGCTCATGGACCGCCACGGCGCCGATGCGGTGCGCTTCGCCATGGTCATGCTCTCGCCGCCGGGGCAAGACATCTATTTCGAGGAGAAGAGCCTGGAGACCGGGCGCCACTTCGCCAACAAGATCTGGAACGCCGCGCGCTTGGTGCTCACCAGCGCTCACCGCGACGGCTGGGACGTGGAGTTGGGCTTGCACGAGCCGCCGGCGAGCCCGGCAGCGAGCCCCGTCGGCACGCCTTTCGAAGCGGCTGGCGCGCGCTTGTGGCAGGACGCCTTCGGGCGGCCGCTGCCGGCGGCGGCGCTCCGCGGCCTCAAGCTCGAGGACCGCTGGATCCTGCACGCCTTCGCCCAGACCGAGGCGGCGGTGGCAGCGCAGATGGAGGCGCTGCGGACGAACGAGGCCGCCAGTCGTCTGTACCACTACTTCTGGGACGAGTACTGCGCCTGGTATCTGGAATCGATCAAGCCGCGCATCTACGGCGAGGAGCGGGATTCCAAGCGCACCGCCCACGCCGTGGCCCTCGTCTTGCTCGCGCAATCCTGCAAGCTCTTGAGTCCGTTCATGCCGTTCCTGGCCGAGGAGCTCTGGAGTCGACTCCCGGGCACCACCGGACTCGTCTTGACCGCGGCGTTCCCAGCGGAGTGCAGCGCCCTGCAGGACGCTGCTGCGGCCGCGAGCTTCGCCCTGGTCATGGAAGCGACGGGCGCGCTCCGCACGCTCCGGTCGGAGCTAGGGGTGCCGCCGGGGAAAAAAGCGCCGGCGCTCGTGCGCTCGGCGACGGGTGATCTCGGGCCCTGGGCCGGCGAGACGGGCGCGCTGCTGCAGCTCCACGCCAAGCTCGCTAGCCTGACGCCGGCGACGGGGCGGCCGCCGCAGTCTGCGGCGGTGGTGGTGCGCGATCAGGCGCTCTACGTGCCGCTCGGCGCCCTGGTGGACCTCGAGGCGGAACAGCGGCGTCTGGCGCAAGAGCTCGAAAAGGTGGACGGCGACCTGCAACGCTTGGAGGCGAAGCTCGCCAACCGGGGCTTCGTCGACAAGGCGCCGGCAACCGTGGTGGAGGGGGAGCGGACACGGCGGGAGGAGCTGCTGGGCCGCCGCGCCCGGCTGCAGTCCAGCCTGTCCGAGTTGTCCGGGAAGGGTTGA
- the groES gene encoding co-chaperone GroES, with product MNIRPLADRVLVRALEEQEVKRGGIIIPDTAKEKPQEGEVIAVGPGRLSDKGDRVPVEVKQGDRILFGKYSGTEVNVGSEAYLIMRESDILAVL from the coding sequence ATGAACATCCGGCCGTTGGCGGACCGGGTCCTGGTTCGGGCTCTCGAGGAGCAGGAAGTCAAGCGTGGCGGGATCATCATCCCCGACACAGCGAAGGAAAAACCGCAGGAGGGCGAGGTCATCGCCGTGGGCCCTGGGCGCCTGAGCGACAAGGGTGATCGAGTGCCGGTGGAAGTGAAGCAGGGCGATCGCATTCTCTTCGGCAAGTACTCGGGCACGGAAGTCAACGTGGGCAGCGAAGCCTACCTGATCATGCGCGAGAGCGACATCCTCGCGGTCCTCTAG
- a CDS encoding helix-turn-helix domain-containing protein has product MGRKKKRRGRDRLPLGVETQTGVETADFELDETPAAPRPRPPAGAGGAAPESPSASAADLGRNVQTLGELLQQAREARGLSIDEASARTRINSGMLRHLESDRFGEFSADAYVKGFLRNYGNFLGLDVGLLLRRYEAISGRLVEREPDLLEVETTPRRPPRRASNRSWTIIAAVAAVGVLLWLFWSHGAARVGLRPTPGLEQIENELSQPRQPQQPSPQPAPPEAKSTVDLPGVESLPLSPTPVPPPAPESLAPAPPAPPAATTAKPSRRPAKKVEKKKKTQIEDLVPPGPW; this is encoded by the coding sequence ATGGGGCGGAAAAAGAAACGCCGCGGTCGCGATCGGCTGCCCCTCGGGGTCGAGACGCAGACCGGGGTGGAGACCGCAGACTTCGAGCTGGACGAGACGCCCGCGGCGCCCCGTCCGCGCCCGCCCGCAGGGGCAGGCGGCGCTGCGCCCGAATCGCCCTCTGCATCCGCCGCGGATCTCGGCCGCAATGTGCAGACCCTCGGCGAGCTCCTGCAGCAGGCACGCGAAGCGCGCGGACTGTCGATCGACGAGGCCAGCGCCCGTACTCGCATCAATTCCGGCATGCTGCGACACCTGGAGAGCGATCGCTTCGGCGAGTTCTCCGCCGACGCCTACGTGAAGGGCTTCCTGCGCAACTACGGCAACTTCCTCGGCCTCGACGTGGGGTTGCTGCTCCGGCGCTACGAAGCCATCTCGGGTCGACTCGTGGAGCGCGAGCCCGATCTCCTGGAAGTGGAGACGACGCCGCGGCGCCCGCCGCGTCGCGCCTCCAACCGCTCCTGGACCATCATTGCCGCGGTCGCGGCGGTGGGCGTGCTGCTCTGGTTGTTCTGGAGTCATGGCGCCGCCCGGGTGGGACTGCGTCCCACTCCGGGTCTGGAGCAGATCGAAAACGAGTTGAGCCAGCCGCGCCAGCCGCAGCAGCCGAGCCCCCAGCCCGCACCGCCGGAGGCGAAGAGCACCGTCGATCTGCCTGGGGTGGAGTCGTTGCCACTCTCCCCTACACCCGTGCCGCCACCGGCTCCCGAGAGCCTGGCGCCCGCGCCACCCGCGCCGCCTGCGGCCACCACGGCCAAGCCGTCCCGTCGTCCAGCGAAGAAGGTCGAGAAGAAAAAGAAGACCCAGATCGAGGATCTGGTGCCACCAGGCCCGTGGTGA
- the nadC gene encoding carboxylating nicotinate-nucleotide diphosphorylase: MLDAEALRRLVRAALEEDVGRGDATTLATVPATARAQARVVAKESGMLAGRAVFAAVFESLAADCTLRGKEDGSTVAAGDLVWELQGPARALLTGERVALNFVQRLSGIATLTARFVHAVAGTGVAVTDTRKTTPGLRALEKYAVRCGGAVNHRSSLDAMLLVKENHIAAAGSLRQAVRQVLHAAAGRPVEVEVRQLDEFRACMELGVERVLLDHWTPAQVQEALRARGGPPPPEIEVSGNLGLDNIRDYALPGVQYLSVGALTHSAPALDLSLLVEPAGAGA, from the coding sequence ATGCTCGATGCCGAAGCGCTGCGCCGGCTGGTGCGCGCTGCTCTCGAGGAGGACGTGGGCCGCGGCGACGCCACCACCCTCGCCACCGTCCCGGCCACGGCCCGCGCCCAGGCGCGGGTGGTGGCGAAGGAATCCGGCATGCTCGCCGGGCGCGCGGTGTTCGCGGCGGTGTTCGAGAGCCTCGCCGCCGATTGCACCCTGCGGGGCAAGGAAGACGGCAGCACCGTCGCTGCCGGCGACCTGGTCTGGGAGCTGCAAGGACCGGCGCGGGCCCTGCTCACCGGCGAGCGCGTGGCGCTCAACTTCGTGCAGCGCCTCTCCGGCATCGCCACCTTGACGGCCCGCTTCGTCCACGCCGTCGCCGGTACCGGGGTCGCGGTGACGGACACGCGCAAGACGACACCGGGCCTCCGCGCCCTGGAAAAGTACGCGGTGCGCTGCGGCGGCGCGGTCAATCACCGCAGCAGTCTCGATGCCATGCTGCTGGTGAAGGAGAATCACATCGCCGCCGCGGGGTCGCTGCGGCAAGCGGTGCGGCAGGTGTTGCATGCCGCGGCAGGCCGGCCGGTCGAGGTGGAGGTGCGCCAGCTGGACGAGTTCCGCGCTTGCATGGAGCTCGGCGTCGAACGGGTGCTGCTCGATCACTGGACACCGGCGCAGGTGCAGGAGGCGTTGCGGGCTCGCGGCGGCCCCCCGCCTCCGGAGATCGAAGTCTCCGGCAACCTCGGCCTCGACAACATTCGCGACTACGCCCTGCCGGGGGTGCAGTACCTCTCGGTCGGCGCACTCACCCACAGCGCCCCGGCGCTGGATCTCTCGCTCCTCGTCGAGCCCGCCGGAGCGGGAGCATGA
- a CDS encoding type III pantothenate kinase encodes MKRRRTSRRLATDLLAVDVGNSKVEALLVCDGEERCRWRVDYDGTPSGWKRQFALAATAARREAHAAVPIVVASVAPSRAAAVEAILRRTWRRRPHRASWRDPWPFRLGIRTPQTLGVDRLANVAGLMALGLRDGIAVDAGTAVTIDILERGRFVGGLILPGSALMARALHHHTAQLPLVHVGAPVPLFGVDTVSALQAGVQHGLAQALRGLTATLAARRRSQTVLTGGAAEVFAPWLSKALHVPDLLFLGLRLLQARRSA; translated from the coding sequence GTGAAGCGCCGCCGTACTTCCCGCCGCTTGGCGACGGATCTCCTCGCCGTCGACGTGGGGAACAGCAAGGTGGAGGCGCTTCTGGTGTGCGATGGCGAAGAACGTTGCCGCTGGCGGGTGGACTACGACGGCACGCCATCGGGCTGGAAGCGCCAGTTCGCTCTTGCCGCCACGGCGGCGCGGCGCGAGGCCCATGCTGCCGTGCCCATCGTGGTGGCCAGTGTCGCTCCGTCGCGGGCTGCCGCGGTCGAAGCGATCTTGCGGCGCACCTGGCGGCGCCGCCCGCATCGCGCCAGCTGGCGGGATCCGTGGCCCTTCCGCCTCGGCATCCGTACGCCCCAGACTCTCGGTGTCGATCGGCTGGCCAACGTGGCGGGACTGATGGCCCTCGGCCTGCGCGATGGCATCGCCGTCGACGCCGGCACCGCGGTCACCATCGACATCCTCGAGCGCGGCCGCTTCGTCGGCGGTCTGATCCTGCCGGGGAGTGCCTTGATGGCGCGAGCCCTGCACCACCACACCGCTCAGCTGCCCTTGGTGCACGTCGGCGCGCCGGTGCCGCTCTTCGGCGTCGATACCGTCTCGGCGCTGCAAGCAGGCGTGCAGCACGGGCTCGCTCAGGCTCTGCGCGGTCTCACGGCGACGCTGGCGGCGCGTCGCCGGTCTCAGACCGTGCTCACCGGCGGCGCCGCAGAAGTCTTCGCGCCGTGGCTTTCGAAAGCGCTGCATGTTCCCGACCTCCTTTTCCTCGGCTTGCGTCTCCTGCAGGCGCGACGCTCGGCCTGA
- a CDS encoding biotin--[acetyl-CoA-carboxylase] ligase encodes MNLAAPETLLAALVAAPAGLVTTAVQGEALRLLAAREHRLVTAGAGRQRLECAAQHFDPARFAALQRGDFGHALEVWERLGSTNERAWERVAAGAAAGSLVLAEEQGTGRGRQGRTWDCPAHAGLLFSLLLHAPLRDSPRPQLLPLALALGVAEGLRQASGVEVRLSWPNDLVLARSDPASAVALAKVGGLLLETRAEFTSTVVVGCGLNVRVGVDFFTARGLLGAASLQPDRVSAGVLEPHGGAAEGRDSLRRAVVAREELLAAVLAGMERRCGDWQAGSWTALLQAWETLDALQGLEVEVQRGAESCRGRARGITPAGLLEVELPDGDRRAFAAGEVHVQ; translated from the coding sequence ATGAACCTGGCGGCACCGGAGACGCTGCTGGCCGCGCTCGTCGCCGCACCTGCCGGTCTCGTCACCACGGCGGTGCAGGGAGAAGCGTTGCGGCTGCTCGCGGCGCGCGAGCATCGGCTGGTGACGGCTGGCGCCGGGAGGCAGCGCCTCGAGTGCGCCGCCCAGCACTTCGATCCGGCCCGTTTCGCCGCTTTGCAGCGCGGCGACTTCGGCCATGCCCTCGAGGTCTGGGAGCGTCTCGGCTCGACCAACGAGCGCGCCTGGGAGAGGGTGGCAGCAGGCGCTGCGGCCGGCAGCCTGGTCCTCGCCGAGGAGCAAGGCACGGGGCGCGGCCGGCAGGGCCGCACCTGGGACTGTCCGGCGCACGCGGGCCTGCTGTTTTCCCTCCTCCTGCACGCGCCGCTACGCGACAGCCCGCGCCCGCAGCTCTTGCCACTGGCTCTCGCCCTCGGCGTCGCTGAAGGGCTGCGGCAAGCGAGCGGTGTGGAGGTGCGTCTCTCCTGGCCGAACGACCTCGTGCTCGCCCGCAGTGACCCTGCGTCCGCGGTCGCGCTGGCCAAAGTCGGCGGCCTCCTGCTCGAAACGCGGGCGGAGTTCACCTCGACGGTGGTGGTGGGGTGCGGTCTCAACGTGCGCGTCGGCGTGGATTTCTTCACGGCTCGCGGTCTGCTGGGGGCGGCATCACTGCAGCCCGACCGCGTGTCCGCGGGAGTGCTCGAGCCCCACGGTGGGGCGGCGGAGGGACGCGACTCGCTCCGCCGGGCCGTGGTCGCGCGCGAAGAGCTGTTGGCGGCCGTGCTCGCCGGCATGGAGCGGCGTTGCGGCGATTGGCAAGCGGGCAGCTGGACGGCGCTGTTGCAGGCTTGGGAAACCCTCGACGCCTTGCAAGGACTCGAGGTGGAAGTGCAACGCGGCGCCGAAAGCTGCCGCGGCCGGGCCCGCGGCATCACCCCCGCGGGCCTTCTGGAAGTGGAGTTGCCCGATGGGGACCGGCGCGCCTTTGCCGCCGGTGAGGTGCACGTCCAGTGA
- a CDS encoding geranylgeranylglycerol-phosphate geranylgeranyltransferase: protein MTRRALHFLWNRVEITRPHNLAVAALVILAGWAAAGGGPPDATLAWALVAGVLVAAAGNVVNDTFDADIDRINKPRRPIPSGRLSRAECRRYYGGLAAASLVAAALAGPPMLVVAVLWHLLLYAYSAVLKGSFLLGNVAVAVVCSSGFVAGAWLAGRPGVAWLPMLLAFFLLMGREIVKDVEDLPGDGACGATTLARRLGARRALGVALIFFLLFTALGPSPYWLRLVGPSYLLVFFGAVLPLLFLATLLMFRDTSPGNLVRVSWILKLDMFVGVLGFYLGQAR, encoded by the coding sequence ATGACGCGCCGCGCCTTGCACTTCCTCTGGAATCGCGTCGAGATCACCCGGCCCCACAACCTCGCCGTCGCAGCTCTCGTCATCCTCGCCGGCTGGGCGGCGGCGGGAGGCGGGCCGCCGGACGCGACGCTCGCCTGGGCGCTCGTCGCCGGCGTGCTGGTCGCCGCCGCCGGCAACGTGGTGAACGACACCTTCGACGCCGACATCGATCGCATCAACAAGCCCCGGCGCCCGATCCCGTCGGGACGCCTGAGCCGCGCCGAGTGCCGGCGCTACTACGGCGGGCTCGCGGCGGCATCGCTGGTGGCGGCGGCGCTGGCAGGTCCCCCCATGCTGGTGGTGGCGGTGCTCTGGCACCTGCTCCTCTACGCCTACAGCGCGGTCCTGAAAGGCAGCTTCCTGCTCGGCAATGTCGCCGTCGCCGTGGTGTGCAGCAGCGGTTTCGTCGCCGGCGCCTGGCTCGCTGGCCGGCCGGGCGTCGCCTGGTTGCCCATGCTCCTCGCTTTTTTCCTGCTCATGGGGAGGGAGATTGTCAAGGACGTGGAGGATTTGCCCGGCGACGGCGCCTGCGGCGCCACCACCCTCGCCCGGCGCCTCGGCGCGCGTCGCGCCCTCGGCGTGGCGCTGATCTTCTTCCTCCTCTTCACCGCGCTCGGACCCTCGCCGTACTGGTTGCGTCTCGTCGGTCCGAGCTATCTGCTGGTGTTCTTCGGCGCCGTGCTCCCGCTCCTCTTCCTCGCCACGCTCCTCATGTTCCGCGACACCAGCCCGGGCAACCTGGTGCGCGTGAGCTGGATCCTCAAGCTCGACATGTTCGTCGGCGTGCTGGGTTTCTACTTGGGCCAAGCACGCTGA
- the uvrB gene encoding excinuclease ABC subunit UvrB — protein sequence MPRFELAAPYTPTGDQPQAIAALVDGLRAGERYQTLLGVTGSGKTFTMANVIAQLELPTLVISHNKTLAAQLYGEFRGFFPRHAVEYFISYYDYYQPEAFVPATNTYIEKDASINDDIERLRLHATGSLLSRPDVVVVASVSCIYGLGSPTDFQELSVRLAVGQEIQREDLLRRLVRIQYSRNDYELARGNFRVRGDVVEIVPAYEEQVLRIELFGDTIEAIRQVELLTGRNLASVPDAIIYPARHYVTPEQKLALARTEIERDLEGRLQEFERAGKLLEAQRLESRTRFDLEMMQEMGTTSGIENYSRYLAGRRSGERPACLLDYFPEDYLVIVDESHVTLPQVEGMYNADRSRKLTLVEHGFRLPSALDNRPLRFDEFERLCPRMLYVSATPGEYELRRSGGVIVEQIIRPTGLMDPEILLRPAQGQVDDLLEECRKTVAAGQRVLVTTLTKRMAEDLTAYMLDLGLRVRYLHSDIEALERVEILRDLRLGRFDVLVGINLLREGLDLPEVALVAILDADKEGFLRSETTLIQTVGRAARNVDGRVIMYAETVTGSMQRAMDETQRRRQLQEEYNRVHGITPRSIVKSVDDILGATQAADARGAAEEPEPEPEKDLELVHASPEELVARLEAEMRREARALRFENAASLRDRIREIRTRR from the coding sequence ATGCCGCGCTTCGAACTCGCCGCTCCGTACACGCCCACCGGGGATCAGCCGCAGGCCATCGCCGCGCTCGTCGACGGCCTACGCGCCGGCGAGCGCTATCAGACCCTCCTCGGGGTCACCGGTTCGGGCAAGACCTTCACCATGGCCAACGTGATCGCCCAGCTCGAGCTGCCGACCCTGGTGATTTCCCACAACAAGACCCTGGCGGCACAGCTGTACGGCGAGTTCCGCGGCTTCTTCCCGCGCCACGCGGTGGAGTACTTCATCAGCTACTACGACTACTACCAGCCCGAGGCCTTCGTCCCGGCGACGAACACCTACATCGAGAAAGATGCCTCCATCAACGACGACATCGAGCGCCTGCGCCTGCACGCCACGGGCTCGCTCTTGTCCCGGCCCGACGTGGTCGTCGTGGCCAGCGTCTCTTGCATCTACGGCCTCGGCTCGCCCACCGACTTCCAGGAGCTGTCGGTGCGCCTCGCCGTGGGCCAGGAGATCCAGCGCGAGGACTTGCTGCGCCGCCTGGTGCGCATCCAGTACTCGCGCAACGATTACGAGCTCGCCCGGGGCAACTTCCGGGTGCGGGGCGACGTGGTGGAGATCGTGCCGGCCTACGAAGAGCAAGTGCTGCGCATCGAGCTCTTCGGCGACACCATCGAGGCCATCCGCCAGGTGGAGTTGCTCACCGGGCGGAACCTGGCTTCGGTGCCGGATGCGATCATCTACCCGGCGCGGCATTACGTCACCCCGGAGCAGAAGCTGGCGCTGGCGCGCACCGAGATCGAGCGCGACCTGGAGGGCCGCCTGCAGGAGTTCGAGCGCGCCGGCAAGCTCCTGGAGGCGCAGCGGCTGGAGTCGCGCACACGCTTCGACTTGGAGATGATGCAGGAGATGGGCACCACCTCGGGGATCGAGAACTACTCGCGCTACCTCGCCGGCCGCCGGTCGGGGGAGCGCCCAGCTTGTCTGCTGGACTACTTTCCCGAGGATTACCTCGTCATCGTGGACGAATCGCACGTCACCCTGCCGCAGGTCGAGGGCATGTACAACGCCGACCGCTCGCGTAAGCTCACCTTGGTGGAGCACGGCTTCCGCCTCCCCAGCGCGCTGGACAACCGGCCGCTGCGCTTCGACGAGTTCGAACGCCTGTGCCCGCGGATGCTGTACGTGTCGGCGACGCCGGGGGAGTACGAGCTGCGCCGCTCCGGCGGGGTTATCGTCGAGCAGATCATCCGCCCCACCGGGCTCATGGATCCGGAGATCCTGCTGCGGCCGGCGCAGGGACAGGTGGACGATCTCTTGGAGGAATGCCGCAAGACCGTGGCCGCCGGACAGCGCGTCCTGGTGACGACCCTCACCAAGCGCATGGCGGAAGATCTCACCGCCTACATGCTCGACCTCGGCCTGCGGGTGCGTTATCTGCACTCCGACATCGAGGCGCTGGAGCGGGTGGAGATCCTGCGCGATCTGCGCCTCGGGCGCTTCGACGTGCTCGTGGGGATCAATCTGCTGCGCGAAGGGTTGGATCTGCCGGAGGTGGCTCTGGTCGCCATCCTCGACGCTGACAAGGAAGGCTTCCTGCGCTCCGAGACGACGTTGATCCAGACCGTGGGGAGGGCGGCACGCAACGTGGACGGCCGGGTCATCATGTACGCGGAAACGGTGACGGGCTCCATGCAGCGGGCGATGGACGAGACCCAGAGGCGGCGGCAGCTGCAGGAGGAATACAACCGCGTCCACGGCATCACCCCGCGCTCCATCGTCAAATCCGTCGACGACATCCTGGGAGCGACCCAGGCCGCCGATGCCCGTGGCGCCGCCGAAGAGCCGGAGCCCGAACCGGAGAAAGATCTGGAGCTGGTACACGCCTCCCCGGAGGAGCTCGTGGCCCGGCTCGAGGCGGAGATGCGGCGCGAGGCCCGGGCGCTGCGCTTCGAGAATGCCGCCAGCCTGCGCGATCGCATCCGCGAAATCCGCACGCGCCGCTAG